In Candidatus Hamiltonella defensa 5AT (Acyrthosiphon pisum), one genomic interval encodes:
- a CDS encoding transposase, translated as MKNRHYPLKECDFIKIIEPHIIKYDKRPGRPASISHYQFFSAVLYVLRTGIPWRDVPDLYGHWHTIYMRFKRWSENGLFWNLLYRLQQKKKIKMDCTWVDSTTVAIHRHGSGSLKKRDLNR; from the coding sequence ATGAAAAACAGGCACTATCCGCTCAAAGAGTGTGATTTTATAAAAATAATCGAACCTCATATTATAAAATATGATAAACGTCCAGGTAGACCTGCAAGCATCAGTCATTATCAGTTTTTTTCAGCTGTTTTGTACGTATTGAGAACGGGTATCCCTTGGCGTGATGTACCTGATTTATACGGTCATTGGCATACGATTTATATGCGCTTTAAAAGATGGAGTGAAAATGGCTTGTTCTGGAACTTGCTTTATCGTTTACAACAAAAAAAGAAAATCAAAATGGACTGTACATGGGTAGACAGTACGACGGTCGCCATCCACCGACACGGCTCAGGAAGCCTTAAAAAAAGGGACCTCAATCGATAG
- a CDS encoding DDE-type integrase/transposase/recombinase has translation MPVFHFFIPLKNREYLNINFVNSAILGWALAGHRRTELCLAALQMAYWRRKPDKGLIYHSDRGSQYTSSEYGQHLSVIGMRASHSDKGSAGIMPLLSASSAL, from the coding sequence GTGCCTGTTTTTCATTTCTTTATCCCCCTAAAAAACAGAGAATATCTTAACATTAACTTTGTTAACAGTGCCATATTAGGGTGGGCCCTGGCAGGACATAGGCGGACTGAGCTCTGTTTAGCGGCTTTACAAATGGCGTATTGGCGTAGAAAGCCCGATAAGGGGCTCATTTACCACTCAGATAGAGGCAGTCAGTACACCAGTAGCGAATACGGGCAACACCTGTCGGTCATCGGGATGCGGGCAAGCCACAGTGACAAGGGCAGTGCTGGGATAATGCCCCTACTGAGCGCTTCTTCCGCACTCTGA
- a CDS encoding plasmid partition protein ParG, which produces MSNKKIIFGVKPDRPDIDSWVETRAIEETKKVPEKMKRLTIDIPESLHKAVKSACALRGTKIADEVRGLLNHEFRSDLVRQRE; this is translated from the coding sequence ATGAGTAATAAAAAAATAATTTTTGGCGTTAAACCAGATAGACCTGATATTGATTCATGGGTTGAGACTCGAGCTATTGAAGAAACGAAAAAAGTGCCAGAAAAAATGAAAAGACTGACTATCGATATTCCTGAAAGTTTACATAAAGCGGTTAAATCCGCTTGTGCCTTGAGGGGGACAAAAATAGCAGATGAAGTTCGTGGTTTACTTAACCACGAGTTTCGCAGTGATTTAGTGAGGCAAAGAGAGTAA
- the parA gene encoding ParA family partition ATPase codes for MIISVLNQKGGVGKTTLSINIAAQLSLNGKRTLLLDADPQGSSLDWAAARDEESLFTVVGLPRATLHKEIRKFAEDYEHIIIDGPPRVTELARSAIMAADMVIIPVQPSPYDVWAAQEVIALINEAKIYKENIKSVFVVNRKIANTAIGRDVCDALATYSTDVLHSTVTQRVIFAESAAAGKAVFELEPHSSAAKEISALVDEILELPS; via the coding sequence ATGATTATCTCAGTTTTGAACCAGAAAGGGGGGGTGGGTAAAACCACGTTAAGTATTAATATTGCGGCTCAGCTCTCCTTAAATGGTAAAAGAACTCTTCTTTTGGATGCTGATCCTCAAGGAAGTTCTTTGGATTGGGCCGCTGCTAGAGATGAAGAATCCCTTTTTACCGTTGTCGGTTTACCGAGAGCCACTCTGCATAAGGAAATCAGGAAATTTGCAGAGGACTACGAACACATCATTATTGATGGCCCTCCTCGTGTTACCGAGCTTGCTCGTTCTGCGATTATGGCGGCAGACATGGTTATTATACCTGTTCAGCCCAGTCCATATGATGTGTGGGCTGCGCAGGAAGTCATTGCTCTTATCAATGAAGCTAAAATTTATAAAGAAAACATTAAATCCGTATTTGTTGTTAATCGCAAAATCGCAAATACGGCCATTGGGCGTGACGTGTGTGATGCGTTAGCGACCTATTCAACAGATGTTCTTCACTCAACTGTCACTCAAAGGGTTATTTTTGCTGAATCAGCGGCAGCTGGAAAAGCTGTTTTTGAATTAGAACCTCATAGTAGTGCTGCAAAGGAAATATCTGCTTTGGTCGATGAAATTTTGGAGTTGCCATCATGA
- a CDS encoding type II toxin-antitoxin system VapC family toxin has translation MKKYMLDTNICIYLIKKCPPEIVKKFDNYRKGEIIISAITWAELCCGIKKEGRDTVENLLSVLDVEPFGIKQADKYGELTHFFPNRKANLDRMIAAHAISLNVTLVTNNIDDFCSYTRVGLSIENWVSSHK, from the coding sequence ATGAAAAAGTACATGTTAGATACGAATATCTGTATCTATCTCATTAAAAAATGTCCCCCCGAAATTGTGAAAAAATTCGATAATTATCGAAAGGGAGAAATCATAATTAGTGCAATCACTTGGGCTGAACTGTGTTGTGGAATTAAAAAAGAGGGTAGAGATACTGTTGAGAACTTACTATCGGTTTTGGATGTAGAACCATTTGGAATAAAACAAGCAGATAAATATGGAGAGTTAACCCATTTTTTCCCAAATCGAAAAGCAAACTTGGATAGAATGATCGCCGCTCACGCAATATCGTTGAATGTTACTCTTGTAACGAACAATATTGATGATTTTTGTTCTTATACTCGTGTGGGCCTAAGCATTGAAAACTGGGTTAGCTCTCATAAATAA
- a CDS encoding antitoxin produces the protein MSTFNTRQFRAGNSQAVRIPAKMAFPPQTELVVYREGNRIIVEPKERTLGDIPRILHTLNQNFIGRRPEFEENKRDWS, from the coding sequence ATGTCGACATTTAATACGCGTCAATTTCGTGCAGGAAACTCACAAGCTGTACGTATCCCTGCTAAGATGGCTTTTCCGCCGCAAACAGAGTTAGTTGTTTATCGCGAAGGTAATCGTATTATCGTAGAGCCGAAAGAACGCACTCTCGGCGATATACCTCGAATATTACATACTTTAAATCAAAACTTTATAGGTAGGCGCCCTGAGTTTGAGGAAAATAAAAGGGACTGGTCATGA
- a CDS encoding recombinase family protein, translating to MTGQRIGYIRVSTFDQNSERQLEGITVDRIFTDKASGKDIKRPELEALLSFVRSGDTVLVHSMDRLARNLDDLHRLVQLLTQRGVRIEFCKEHLSFTGEDSPMANLMLSVMGAFAEFERALIKERQREGIALAKQRGAYRGRKKSLSESEMTELYRRVVAGDKKAQVARDLGISRETLYQYLKRGE from the coding sequence ATGACGGGACAACGTATTGGCTATATTCGGGTCAGTACTTTTGACCAAAATTCAGAGCGGCAGCTCGAAGGCATCACAGTCGATCGCATTTTTACCGACAAAGCCTCGGGCAAGGATATCAAACGACCGGAACTGGAGGCATTGCTGAGTTTCGTCCGTAGTGGCGATACCGTGTTGGTGCATAGCATGGATCGTCTGGCCCGTAATCTTGATGATTTACACCGCCTCGTTCAACTGTTGACGCAACGCGGCGTCCGCATTGAGTTCTGCAAGGAACATCTGAGCTTTACCGGCGAAGACTCACCCATGGCCAATCTGATGTTATCTGTCATGGGCGCATTTGCTGAATTTGAGCGCGCCTTAATCAAAGAACGCCAGCGCGAAGGGATTGCATTAGCCAAACAGAGGGGCGCTTACCGTGGCCGCAAAAAATCACTCTCGGAGAGTGAAATGACCGAACTATATCGCCGCGTGGTTGCCGGCGATAAAAAAGCACAGGTTGCACGCGACTTGGGTATCAGTCGGGAAACATTATATCAATATTTGAAGAGAGGAGAGTAG